The nucleotide window TCCCTCGGCCAACTGCGCCCCGTCGATCTCTTTCACCTGAAAGGAGAGCATGTCCTGGCGCTGGATCCGGTCACGCTCACCCTGCTGCAACCGTTCCCGTTCCTTTTCCACCGCATCAAGGGCCCGGTAGGCCGCCTCGACAGCGGCCAACGCCTTTTCCCCGTCAGCGCCGGCCAGCCGGTCGAGGAGCACCCGGTGCTTGCGCGGGTTCATCAGCGACTGCTGTTCATGCTGCCCTTGCAGGTCGATCAGCCGGCCGCCGACCTCGCGGTAGAGCGCCAGCGGGGCGCTGCGGCCGTTGATGCGGCAGACGCTCTTGCCGCTGCGGGCGATCTCCCGCGTCAAGAGCAGGCTGTCATCCTCATCGACGTCGACGCCCAGTTCTCCCAGTTCCCGCCGCAGCTTGCCGCTATCGCCTGCCGGCAGCCGGAAAAGCCCCTCCATGCGGGTTTTATCTGCGCCGGCGCGGACCACATCGGCGGTGGCGCGTCCGCCGATCAACAGCCCCACGGCATCGATGACCAGCGACTTGCCGGCGCCCGTCTCGCCGGTCAAGAGGTTCATCCCCGGCGATAGTTCCAGTTCCGCCTCTTCAATCAGCGCAAAGTTTTCCACACGCAACCGTTCCAGCAAGGCGCTCCCCCCTTTGCCCGCCTGTCCTTCACTCGACCCAGCCCTGAATCTTGGCCATCAAGGCCGCCACCGCCTCGACCGGTTTGACGACGATGAAAATCGTGTCGTCGCCCGCCACCGTGCCCAGCACCTCGGGCCAGTGGCTGTAATCGATGGCGCCGGCTACGGCATGGGCATGGCCCGGAAGGGTGCGGATGACAACGATATTCAGACTGGAATCGACATGGGTCACCGTGTCCCGCAACAGGCGGCGCAACCGATCCGGCGCCTGGGGAACCTGAGCGGCTTCCGACGGCGGCGCATAGCGCGATTCGTCCTTGCTGACGGGCACCTTGATCAGGCCCAATTCCTTAATGTCTCGAGAGATGGTGGCCTGGGTGACCTCCATGCCTCGCTCGCGCAGAAGCTGGGCCAGTTCGTCCTGTGTCTGGACCACTTCGGCGCCGATGATCTCCAGAATCGCTCGCTGACGCCTGCTCTTCACGTCGATGGCACCCGCCTTTGAACGCCTTTTTTCTCCGCCACAAGCACATAGGGCGGATGGCCTGTCCGGTTGGGGAACCGGACTGACACTGTATCCCATCGCTGCGGCGGCAACTGCCGCCACCAATCGTTGACTGCCGCCACCTCGGCCTCTGCCCCGGCATGGCCCACATAGACGACGACGACAAGGCGACCGCCCTCTGCCAGCGCCGCCGCCAGGGCGTTCAGAGCGTTGAGGGTCGAATCGGCTCGGGTGACGAGGTGGTGATCGCCGCCCGGGAGGTACCCGAGGTTGAAAACGGCGGCCTTCGGCTTTTGATTGGTTCTCTGGAGCCACAGTCCCAACTGGCCGTGATCCCCTTGGACCAGGCGGATCGGGCGCTCTAAAGCCAGCGTTGACAGTCCGTTCACAGACAGCGTCTCTGACGAGAAGGGATCTTCGATCCTTACCATTTCGCCTAAGCCGGCTTCGGCCAATCGCCGGTTTGTGGCGACAATGGCCGCCTCTTGAATGTCGACCGCCAAGAGGGCGCCGCCAGGCAGCACCTGCCGCGCCAGAAAAAGGGCGTCATGACCGTTGCCGGCGGTGGCGTCGACAGCAAGGTCGCCTTGTTCGAGAACTTCGGCCAAAAAGCGGCGGGACCATTCCACCGCCGATGTGAGGGAGTTCATCCTTTACCTCCCCTGTTGCATTTTTTCCCTGAGGATGCGGAAAAAGGTGCGTTCACCCAGCCGGATCAACCGGCAGGCGAC belongs to Heliomicrobium gestii and includes:
- the argR gene encoding arginine repressor; translated protein: MKSRRQRAILEIIGAEVVQTQDELAQLLRERGMEVTQATISRDIKELGLIKVPVSKDESRYAPPSEAAQVPQAPDRLRRLLRDTVTHVDSSLNIVVIRTLPGHAHAVAGAIDYSHWPEVLGTVAGDDTIFIVVKPVEAVAALMAKIQGWVE
- a CDS encoding class I SAM-dependent methyltransferase, whose amino-acid sequence is MNSLTSAVEWSRRFLAEVLEQGDLAVDATAGNGHDALFLARQVLPGGALLAVDIQEAAIVATNRRLAEAGLGEMVRIEDPFSSETLSVNGLSTLALERPIRLVQGDHGQLGLWLQRTNQKPKAAVFNLGYLPGGDHHLVTRADSTLNALNALAAALAEGGRLVVVVYVGHAGAEAEVAAVNDWWRQLPPQRWDTVSVRFPNRTGHPPYVLVAEKKGVQRRVPST